A region of Asticcacaulis excentricus DNA encodes the following proteins:
- a CDS encoding MltA domain-containing protein has product MLSVARRFLAYGCVSVAALSLVACVETPMPPVGPSPVPSPPVPQTDPQPVPTPPPSEPLPSRPSQSLSVLPGWEETDPFIALEAVRGACAYRQGRQYAKACDALKAQAFEQPEEIKQWLETRFRVERIEGEGLLTAYFVPEYPATTTPSVEFSQPVRTKPADLILVDGAQMTPPQPAGKRFAARRAGELYVPYFTRAEIEAQPVTGPAYYMRPEDYFFMQIQGSGYLTLEDGTRFMAAYAADNGLPFVGIAKTLTERGLMKKEQTSGEAIRQWLADNRGPVAQEVMNQNPRYAFFSMDMTKMEPLGAAAIPLPPGAAIAIDPSFHPYGDLYWVDADAGSLSGAFPAYRRMVAALDTGGAIRGKIRADLYMGHGDRAGREAGRVKHKLRLWRIVPAE; this is encoded by the coding sequence CTGAGCGTCGCGCGGCGTTTCCTCGCCTATGGATGCGTGTCCGTGGCGGCGCTGAGTCTGGTGGCGTGCGTCGAAACACCCATGCCCCCGGTGGGCCCGTCACCCGTACCGTCACCGCCTGTCCCCCAGACAGACCCACAGCCGGTGCCAACCCCGCCACCGTCTGAGCCTCTGCCGTCGCGGCCGTCGCAAAGTTTGTCGGTTCTGCCGGGTTGGGAGGAGACCGACCCCTTTATTGCCCTTGAAGCCGTGCGTGGGGCCTGCGCCTATCGACAGGGGCGGCAATATGCCAAAGCTTGCGATGCCCTGAAGGCACAGGCGTTTGAACAGCCCGAAGAAATCAAGCAGTGGCTTGAGACGCGCTTCCGTGTTGAACGCATCGAAGGCGAGGGGTTGCTGACCGCCTATTTCGTGCCGGAATACCCGGCGACCACCACCCCTTCGGTCGAGTTTTCACAACCCGTCCGCACCAAACCCGCCGATCTGATACTGGTCGATGGGGCGCAGATGACGCCGCCGCAGCCGGCGGGTAAGCGCTTTGCGGCGCGCCGGGCAGGTGAGCTTTATGTGCCCTATTTCACGCGCGCCGAAATCGAGGCCCAGCCGGTAACGGGCCCGGCCTATTACATGCGGCCCGAAGACTATTTCTTTATGCAGATTCAGGGCTCGGGCTATCTGACTCTGGAAGACGGTACGCGCTTCATGGCGGCCTATGCCGCCGATAATGGTCTGCCGTTTGTGGGGATTGCCAAGACCCTGACCGAACGCGGCCTGATGAAGAAGGAACAAACCTCCGGCGAGGCTATTCGCCAATGGCTGGCCGATAATCGCGGACCGGTGGCGCAGGAGGTGATGAATCAGAACCCGCGCTACGCCTTCTTCTCTATGGATATGACCAAGATGGAACCCTTGGGCGCGGCAGCGATCCCGCTGCCGCCGGGGGCTGCCATTGCCATTGACCCGTCCTTCCACCCTTATGGGGATTTATACTGGGTCGATGCCGATGCAGGCTCACTCAGCGGTGCCTTCCCCGCCTATCGCCGCATGGTGGCGGCCCTCGACACGGGTGGGGCCATTCGCGGAAAGATTCGCGCCGACCTCTATATGGGCCACGGCGACCGCGCGGGCCGCGAAGCCGGGCGCGTCAAGCACAAACTGCGCCTGTGGCGTATCGTTCCGGCGGAATAG